In one Moritella sp. 5 genomic region, the following are encoded:
- the secA gene encoding preprotein translocase subunit SecA yields MLTNIITKIVGSRNDRILKKLHKVVKQVNQLEADFEVLSDAELKAKTVDFQQRVAAGESLDSILAEAFAVVREGSKRVFGMRHFDVQLLGGMVLNNNQIAEMRTGEGKTLTATLPAYLNALTGKGVHIITVNDYLAARDAEWNRELFEFLGLTVGLNVSGMDNMAKRDAYAADVTYGTNNEFGFDYLRDNMAFEPQQRVMRPLYYAVIDEVDSILIDEARTPLIISGPADDSSELYTKINTIIPLLEQQEQEDTEEYTGDGHFTVDEKNKQVLLTENGQIKVEEMLKERGLLSEDDNLFSAANISLLHHINAALRAHTLFEKDVDYIVSDEGEIVIVDEHTGRTMPGRRWSEGLHQAVEAREGVKIQNENQTLASITFQNYFRMYEKLSGMTGTADTEAFEFQSIYSLETVVLPTNKPMARKDFGDLVYLTANEKHVAIIEDIKDCVERQQPVLVGTVSIESSELLSKLLKKDKIKHNVLNAKFHEREAEIVADAGRSGAVTIATNMAGRGTDIVLGGNWQTEVDKLKNPTEAQIAHIKAEWQVRHDAVLAAGGLHIIGTERHESRRIDNQLRGRSGRQGDAGSTRFYLSMTDPLMRIFTSDRITGMMKKLGMEEGEAIEHKWVTRAIENAQRKVEGRNFDIRKSLLEFDDVANDQRKVVYEQRNELMEAEDISETMVVIREDVINAVMDAYIPPQSLHEMWDISGLEQRLRADFMLELPIQQWLDDDTKLYEEKIRERIMTAAKEAYTAKEDAVGAQVIRQFEKAVMLQTLDGLWKEHLAAMDHLRQGIHLRGYAQKNPKQEYKRESFELFTEMLENLKSDVVGVISKVQVQAPEDVEAVEAQRRRSESLPQSMSHAAAENQLADASATPDAETFVRQGQKVGRNDPCPCGSGAKFKQCHGKLS; encoded by the coding sequence ATGTTAACTAATATAATTACAAAAATAGTCGGTAGCCGCAATGACCGCATTTTAAAAAAATTGCATAAAGTTGTAAAACAGGTCAATCAATTAGAAGCTGATTTTGAAGTATTATCAGATGCAGAATTAAAAGCAAAAACAGTTGATTTTCAACAGCGTGTTGCTGCCGGTGAATCACTTGATAGCATTTTAGCTGAAGCCTTCGCGGTTGTTCGTGAAGGTTCTAAACGTGTATTTGGCATGCGCCATTTCGATGTGCAGTTACTTGGTGGTATGGTTTTAAATAATAATCAGATTGCTGAAATGCGTACGGGTGAAGGTAAAACTCTAACAGCTACATTACCAGCCTATTTAAATGCATTAACAGGTAAAGGTGTACATATTATTACGGTGAATGATTACCTTGCTGCACGTGATGCGGAATGGAATCGTGAACTGTTTGAATTTTTAGGTTTAACCGTTGGTCTTAACGTCTCAGGCATGGATAACATGGCAAAACGTGACGCGTATGCTGCAGATGTTACTTACGGCACGAATAATGAATTTGGTTTTGATTATCTGCGTGACAACATGGCTTTTGAGCCGCAACAGCGTGTTATGCGTCCGTTATATTACGCTGTCATCGATGAAGTGGATTCAATCTTAATTGATGAAGCGCGTACCCCGCTTATCATTTCTGGTCCTGCTGATGATAGTTCAGAGCTATATACTAAGATCAATACCATCATTCCACTGCTAGAACAGCAAGAACAAGAAGATACCGAAGAATACACTGGTGATGGTCACTTCACGGTCGATGAAAAAAACAAACAAGTATTACTGACTGAAAACGGTCAAATTAAAGTTGAAGAAATGCTCAAAGAGCGTGGATTATTAAGCGAAGATGACAATTTGTTCTCTGCGGCAAATATTTCATTATTACATCACATCAATGCGGCATTACGTGCACATACGTTATTTGAAAAAGACGTGGATTATATCGTTAGTGATGAAGGCGAGATTGTTATTGTTGACGAACATACGGGCCGTACTATGCCTGGACGTCGCTGGTCAGAAGGTTTACATCAAGCGGTAGAAGCACGCGAAGGTGTTAAAATTCAAAATGAAAACCAAACTTTAGCATCGATCACGTTCCAGAATTATTTCCGTATGTATGAAAAGCTATCGGGTATGACTGGTACGGCTGATACTGAAGCATTTGAATTCCAATCTATCTATAGCCTTGAAACGGTTGTCTTGCCGACCAATAAACCAATGGCGCGTAAAGACTTTGGTGATCTGGTTTACCTGACGGCAAATGAGAAGCATGTTGCGATCATTGAAGATATTAAAGATTGTGTAGAAAGACAGCAGCCAGTGCTGGTTGGTACTGTATCAATTGAAAGCTCTGAGTTACTTTCTAAACTACTTAAAAAAGACAAAATCAAACATAACGTATTGAATGCGAAATTCCATGAACGTGAAGCTGAGATTGTTGCTGATGCGGGTCGTTCTGGGGCTGTTACGATTGCAACGAACATGGCTGGTCGTGGTACCGATATCGTGTTAGGTGGTAACTGGCAGACTGAAGTTGATAAGCTGAAGAATCCAACTGAAGCGCAAATCGCACATATTAAAGCGGAATGGCAAGTTCGTCATGACGCTGTACTTGCTGCGGGTGGCTTACACATTATTGGTACGGAACGTCATGAATCTCGTCGTATTGATAACCAATTACGTGGTCGTTCTGGTCGTCAAGGTGATGCGGGTTCTACACGTTTCTATCTGTCAATGACCGATCCGTTAATGCGTATTTTCACATCAGACCGTATTACTGGCATGATGAAAAAACTGGGTATGGAAGAAGGCGAAGCGATTGAGCATAAGTGGGTAACACGCGCAATCGAAAACGCACAACGTAAAGTTGAAGGTCGTAACTTTGATATTCGTAAATCGTTACTTGAATTCGATGACGTCGCTAATGATCAGCGTAAAGTGGTTTATGAGCAACGTAATGAATTAATGGAAGCGGAAGATATCAGCGAAACTATGGTTGTGATCCGTGAAGACGTAATCAACGCGGTAATGGATGCTTATATTCCACCACAATCATTACATGAAATGTGGGATATCTCAGGTTTAGAGCAGCGTTTGCGTGCTGATTTCATGCTTGAACTGCCAATCCAGCAATGGTTAGATGATGATACTAAGTTATACGAAGAGAAGATTCGTGAGCGTATTATGACTGCAGCCAAAGAAGCTTATACAGCGAAAGAAGACGCGGTTGGTGCACAAGTGATCCGTCAGTTTGAAAAAGCAGTGATGCTACAAACCCTGGATGGTTTATGGAAAGAGCATTTAGCAGCGATGGACCATTTACGTCAAGGTATTCACTTACGTGGTTATGCACAGAAAAACCCGAAACAAGAATACAAGCGTGAGTCGTTTGAGCTGTTCACTGAAATGTTAGAAAATCTAAAATCAGACGTGGTTGGCGTTATCTCTAAAGTGCAGGTACAAGCACCAGAAGACGTGGAAGCGGTTGAAGCACAGCGTCGTCGTAGTGAGTCATTACCACAAAGCATGAGCCATGCAGCGGCTGAAAACCAGCTTGCTGATGCATCGGCAACGCCAGATGCTGAAACATTCGTGCGTCAAGGTCAAAAAGTAGGCCGTAATGATCCTTGTCCTTGCGGTTCAGGCGCTAAGTTCAAACAGTGTCATGGTAAATTAAGCTAG
- the mutT gene encoding 8-oxo-dGTP diphosphatase MutT gives MKVVHVAAGIIIRGQQVFISRRSSAQHQGDKWEFPGGKVESDESVLEALTRELKEEVDLDVMNAQAFHQLEFDYGDKIVQLDFYLVDKFEGVGKGLEGQQTAWINISELADYNFPAANQVIVEMLMTQFA, from the coding sequence ATGAAAGTCGTTCATGTCGCTGCTGGTATTATTATTCGTGGCCAGCAAGTATTTATCAGTAGGCGTAGCTCAGCACAGCACCAAGGTGATAAATGGGAATTTCCGGGTGGTAAGGTGGAGTCTGATGAATCTGTGCTTGAGGCGTTAACCAGAGAGCTAAAAGAAGAAGTGGATCTTGACGTCATGAATGCACAGGCATTTCACCAGTTAGAATTTGATTATGGTGATAAAATCGTGCAATTAGATTTCTATCTTGTCGATAAGTTTGAAGGGGTAGGTAAAGGACTCGAAGGGCAGCAAACGGCTTGGATAAATATCAGCGAGTTGGCGGATTATAATTTCCCCGCTGCGAATCAAGTAATTGTTGAAATGTTAATGACTCAGTTTGCCTGA
- the yacG gene encoding DNA gyrase inhibitor YacG, translated as MTMQVNCPTCQKPVEWVATSEFRPFCCERCKLIDLGEWANEERAIPGEDVSPQELQPKGYEFD; from the coding sequence ATCACTATGCAAGTAAATTGCCCAACCTGTCAAAAACCTGTTGAATGGGTTGCCACTAGCGAATTTCGCCCGTTTTGTTGTGAACGCTGCAAACTGATTGATCTTGGCGAATGGGCAAACGAAGAACGCGCCATTCCAGGTGAAGATGTATCACCACAAGAATTACAGCCTAAAGGTTACGAATTCGATTAA
- the coaE gene encoding dephospho-CoA kinase (Dephospho-CoA kinase (CoaE) performs the final step in coenzyme A biosynthesis.): MYVVGLTGGIASGKTTVADLIANEGINLVDADIVAREVVAIGSNGLKQISAHFGEQILLDDGSLNRALLREKIFSNNVNKQWLNNLLHPMIRAELLAQLAASKSAYTLLVVPLLVENNLTTLCNHVLVVDVEEQVQIDRTMARDKVSLQQANAILKSQASREQRLAAADSVVVNNERQQLEQDVAVLHQKFLELAAAAMAD; this comes from the coding sequence ATGTATGTAGTTGGATTAACAGGTGGTATCGCATCAGGTAAAACAACCGTTGCCGATCTAATCGCGAACGAAGGGATTAATTTAGTCGATGCAGATATCGTTGCCAGAGAAGTGGTGGCGATTGGCAGTAATGGATTAAAACAGATTAGCGCTCATTTTGGTGAACAGATATTACTGGATGATGGCAGTTTGAATCGCGCCTTGTTACGTGAAAAAATATTTTCTAATAACGTCAATAAGCAATGGTTAAATAACTTATTACATCCCATGATCCGCGCTGAATTATTAGCGCAATTAGCCGCCAGTAAGTCCGCTTATACTTTGTTAGTGGTGCCATTATTAGTTGAAAACAACCTCACCACGTTATGCAATCACGTTCTGGTTGTTGATGTGGAAGAACAAGTCCAAATCGACCGTACAATGGCGAGAGATAAGGTATCACTACAACAAGCGAATGCTATATTAAAATCACAGGCTAGTCGTGAGCAGCGCCTCGCAGCAGCAGATTCGGTGGTGGTGAATAACGAACGTCAACAGCTTGAGCAGGATGTTGCCGTCTTACATCAGAAATTTCTTGAGTTAGCGGCCGCAGCCATGGCAGACTAA
- a CDS encoding A24 family peptidase, producing MQDLALLFQLYPWLLWLFATLLGLLVGSFLNVVIYRLPIMMEREWKQECTVYFDEECKTAKSEPGATKFNLLLPRSTCPKCDHQITALENIPVISWLVLRGKCSSCANPISARYPSIELLTGLLSLVVALYIPYGIQLAGALLLTWCLVALTFIDIDKMLLPDQMTLPLLWLGLLLNINYAWVTPSDAIIGAMVGYLSLWTVYWGFKLLTGKEGMGYGDFKLLAAFGAWFGWQSILAIVLLSSFAGAIIGISQILLKKHTQGNPIPFGPYLAIAGWLYLIWGDQLVDFYLSNFIY from the coding sequence ATGCAAGACTTAGCGCTTCTCTTTCAACTCTATCCTTGGCTATTATGGTTATTCGCTACCTTACTTGGCCTACTCGTTGGTAGTTTCTTAAATGTGGTCATTTACCGTTTACCTATCATGATGGAGCGTGAATGGAAGCAAGAATGCACCGTTTACTTTGATGAAGAATGCAAGACCGCAAAATCAGAACCAGGAGCAACTAAATTCAATTTATTATTACCCCGCTCCACTTGTCCTAAATGCGATCATCAAATAACCGCATTAGAAAACATTCCCGTGATCAGCTGGTTAGTATTACGCGGAAAGTGCAGCAGCTGTGCGAACCCCATTTCAGCACGTTACCCTAGTATTGAGCTACTAACCGGTTTGTTATCGCTCGTCGTGGCCTTGTACATTCCCTACGGTATCCAATTAGCGGGGGCATTGTTACTGACTTGGTGTTTAGTTGCGCTGACTTTTATCGATATCGATAAAATGTTACTACCCGACCAAATGACATTACCCTTGTTATGGTTAGGCTTACTGCTCAACATCAACTACGCTTGGGTAACCCCTTCAGATGCGATTATCGGTGCTATGGTTGGTTACCTATCTCTCTGGACTGTTTATTGGGGATTTAAATTACTGACCGGTAAAGAAGGCATGGGCTATGGCGACTTCAAACTATTAGCCGCGTTTGGCGCATGGTTCGGCTGGCAGTCGATTTTAGCGATTGTATTACTCTCGTCATTTGCTGGCGCTATCATAGGTATTAGTCAAATCCTATTGAAAAAGCATACCCAAGGTAACCCCATTCCATTTGGTCCTTATCTGGCGATTGCAGGTTGGCTGTATCTTATTTGGGGTGATCAACTCGTTGATTTCTATCTATCCAATTTTATTTATTAA
- a CDS encoding type II secretion system F family protein gives MVAVTKKANRSTSTVKKRYPYNWQGVNRKGKKVSGEMQAESISNLKVELRRQGINVLKANRKSTGLFSKATAKIKPMDIALISRQISTMLSAGVPLVQSLEIIARSNDNPSMRALIGEVAAEVATGTPLSDALRKHPLYFDDLYCDLISAGEQSGSLDSIYDRIATYKEKSEALKSKIKKAMFYPIMVLAVATVVTLILLLYVIPQFKDIFSSFGAELPPFTLFVLSISDFVSQFWYLVIGILFGLPFIYLKANKRSIKVKHLTERSILNIPAIGPILHKGAMARFARTLSTTFAAGIPLVDSLTSAAGASGNIVYKNAVMNMRNEVIAGLQMHIAMRSTNLFPDMVTQMVMIGEESGSLDDMLAKVAHIYEQQVDDAVDGLTSLIEPMIMVVLGVVIGGLVIAMYLPIFEMGNIM, from the coding sequence ATGGTCGCAGTAACTAAAAAAGCCAATCGCAGCACATCGACAGTCAAAAAACGCTATCCCTATAACTGGCAAGGCGTTAACCGCAAAGGTAAAAAGGTCAGTGGTGAGATGCAAGCTGAAAGCATCAGTAACTTAAAAGTTGAGTTACGCCGTCAAGGTATTAATGTATTAAAAGCCAATCGTAAATCAACAGGCTTATTTTCCAAAGCCACGGCTAAAATAAAACCGATGGATATTGCGCTTATTTCACGACAAATTTCAACCATGCTTAGTGCTGGCGTACCGCTCGTACAGAGTTTAGAGATTATAGCCCGCAGTAATGATAACCCTTCCATGCGCGCGCTAATTGGTGAAGTTGCAGCGGAAGTAGCGACGGGTACTCCGCTTTCTGATGCATTACGTAAACACCCTCTTTATTTTGATGACTTATATTGTGATCTTATTAGTGCCGGTGAACAGTCCGGTTCATTAGACAGTATTTATGATCGTATCGCGACTTATAAAGAAAAATCTGAAGCTCTCAAATCTAAGATAAAAAAAGCCATGTTCTACCCGATTATGGTACTCGCAGTTGCAACTGTCGTGACACTTATTTTATTACTCTATGTGATCCCCCAATTCAAAGACATTTTTTCCAGTTTTGGTGCTGAGCTTCCCCCTTTCACCCTGTTTGTCTTATCTATTTCTGACTTTGTCAGTCAATTTTGGTATTTGGTGATCGGGATATTATTTGGATTACCTTTTATTTACCTTAAGGCCAATAAACGGTCCATCAAAGTTAAGCACCTGACCGAACGGAGTATTCTCAACATACCAGCCATTGGGCCAATACTACACAAAGGGGCGATGGCGCGTTTTGCTAGAACCCTTTCAACAACTTTTGCAGCAGGTATTCCGCTCGTAGATTCATTAACGTCAGCAGCAGGCGCATCAGGTAACATTGTTTATAAAAATGCGGTGATGAATATGCGTAATGAAGTGATCGCCGGATTACAAATGCATATTGCCATGCGCTCAACCAATTTATTTCCTGATATGGTCACGCAAATGGTGATGATCGGTGAAGAGTCAGGCTCACTTGATGATATGTTGGCGAAAGTCGCCCATATTTATGAACAACAAGTTGATGATGCGGTCGATGGCTTAACCAGTTTAATCGAACCCATGATCATGGTGGTATTAGGTGTGGTCATCGGCGGCCTCGTTATTGCTATGTATTTACCTATCTTTGAAATGGGCAATATTATGTAG
- the pilB gene encoding type IV-A pilus assembly ATPase PilB, whose amino-acid sequence MPHKHNASGLAHSLVAHSYLATEEIQQLLQSAKQEGKAFTTYIVDNNIIDSKTLAQLLEREYGVPLLDLDTFKLEEIPDNLLNGKLIEKHHALPIYVQGQTLYLAMSDPTNVTALEEFSFSFSLHTEVLLVDEVQLQKALEIVLESDIDALGDLNDASIDELEVDNNESRLEQENNSGADDAPIVKFVNKILLDAIKKGASDIHFEPYEFKYRVRFRIDGILHEMVSPPVNLAMRFSARLKVMAQLDIAERRVPQDGRIKLKLSKNKSIDLRVSTLPTMWGEKVVMRILDSNQASLNIDILGYDDTQKALYLKALEKPQGMILITGPTGSGKTVSLYSGLNILNTVERNISTAEDPIEINLTGINQVQINLKAGLNFPSALRSFLRQDPDVVMVGEIRDIETAEISIKAAQTGHLVLSTLHTNSAAETLTRLSNMGVPAYNIGSSVSLIIAQRLGRRLCSECKQPEDIPAIELAKLGFSQQQINDGITSFKAIGCNQCTKGYKGRVGIYEVMPMSDKIARMILTGSNSLELSDQAQQEGMNTLRQSALKKVIDGVTSLLEVERITNH is encoded by the coding sequence ATGCCACACAAGCATAATGCTAGCGGCCTGGCACATAGCCTGGTCGCACATTCATACCTCGCCACAGAAGAGATTCAACAACTTCTGCAAAGCGCTAAACAGGAAGGTAAAGCCTTCACGACTTATATCGTCGACAATAACATCATCGACAGTAAAACCTTAGCGCAATTACTAGAGCGTGAATACGGCGTTCCACTACTCGATTTAGATACCTTTAAACTGGAAGAAATTCCCGATAACCTGCTTAATGGAAAATTAATCGAGAAACACCATGCTTTGCCTATCTACGTCCAGGGACAAACTTTATATCTGGCGATGTCAGATCCAACCAATGTCACCGCATTAGAGGAGTTCTCTTTTAGCTTCAGTCTGCATACCGAAGTACTTTTGGTTGATGAAGTACAATTACAAAAAGCGTTAGAGATTGTACTCGAAAGTGATATTGATGCCCTTGGTGATCTGAATGATGCCAGCATTGATGAGTTAGAGGTTGATAACAACGAGTCACGCCTAGAGCAAGAAAATAACAGCGGTGCTGACGACGCCCCGATTGTTAAATTCGTCAATAAGATCTTACTGGATGCGATTAAAAAAGGCGCATCCGATATTCACTTCGAACCGTATGAATTCAAATACCGGGTGCGTTTTCGTATCGACGGTATCTTACATGAGATGGTATCTCCACCCGTTAACTTAGCGATGCGTTTTTCTGCGCGCTTAAAAGTCATGGCGCAATTAGATATTGCCGAGCGTAGAGTGCCACAAGATGGCCGAATCAAATTAAAATTATCCAAAAACAAGTCCATTGATCTACGCGTTAGCACCCTGCCCACCATGTGGGGTGAAAAGGTGGTGATGCGGATCTTAGATTCTAACCAAGCCAGTCTCAACATTGATATTCTCGGTTATGACGATACACAAAAAGCCTTGTACCTTAAAGCGTTAGAAAAACCGCAGGGCATGATCTTGATCACAGGCCCAACAGGCAGTGGTAAAACGGTGTCTTTATACAGTGGCCTCAATATCCTCAACACCGTGGAACGCAACATATCCACAGCCGAAGATCCTATCGAGATCAACCTCACAGGTATCAATCAAGTCCAGATCAACCTGAAAGCAGGACTGAACTTCCCCAGTGCATTGCGATCATTCTTACGTCAAGACCCGGATGTAGTCATGGTTGGTGAGATCCGCGATATAGAAACAGCCGAGATTTCGATCAAAGCAGCGCAAACCGGTCACTTAGTATTATCTACTCTGCATACCAACTCTGCAGCAGAAACCCTTACTCGTTTATCCAACATGGGTGTCCCTGCTTATAATATAGGTTCATCAGTCAGCTTGATCATCGCCCAACGGCTCGGCCGTCGCCTTTGCAGTGAGTGTAAGCAGCCCGAAGACATACCCGCTATCGAATTAGCCAAGCTCGGTTTTAGCCAACAGCAAATCAATGATGGGATCACTTCATTTAAAGCCATAGGTTGTAACCAATGTACTAAAGGTTATAAAGGACGCGTAGGGATCTACGAAGTCATGCCGATGTCAGATAAGATCGCACGTATGATCTTAACCGGCAGCAACTCGCTTGAACTCAGCGACCAAGCGCAGCAAGAAGGCATGAATACATTACGCCAATCAGCCTTGAAAAAAGTGATCGACGGCGTCACCAGTTTACTTGAGGTTGAACGTATCACTAATCATTAG
- a CDS encoding prepilin-type N-terminal cleavage/methylation domain-containing protein, whose translation MRVQQKVQQQGFTLIELMIVVAIVAILAGVGMPAYQNYTKKAQFSEVIGATGAYKTGVEICLNLTDKESCDAGTNSIPTAITSAATGSFVKSVAVSDGVITATATGASGATYTLTPAIDNGLVSWTKGGNCKDGGYC comes from the coding sequence ATGAGAGTACAACAGAAAGTACAACAACAAGGTTTTACATTAATTGAATTGATGATCGTAGTCGCGATCGTGGCTATTCTAGCGGGTGTTGGCATGCCTGCTTATCAGAATTATACAAAAAAAGCACAGTTTTCAGAAGTCATTGGGGCAACAGGCGCTTATAAAACTGGTGTTGAAATCTGCTTAAACTTGACAGACAAAGAGAGCTGTGACGCTGGTACTAACTCAATCCCAACAGCAATTACATCTGCTGCGACAGGTAGCTTCGTTAAAAGCGTAGCCGTTTCGGACGGTGTGATCACTGCAACTGCAACTGGTGCAAGTGGTGCAACTTATACGTTAACACCAGCAATTGATAATGGCCTAGTGAGTTGGACTAAAGGTGGTAATTGTAAGGACGGTGGTTATTGCTAA